The window TTTGGGGAAAGGGAAGTCTGGATTGTCTGGCCATGGGGAAAATGTTGCATGTGAAAGGCTGTTTGTCAGAAAAGGTTACAGGTATAGTAGGAATCCCTTTCATTTTACTTAAGGGTACATGACCAAGTCTGAAATGCCACAATACATCTAGATTAACAGCATAAGATGAACCAGAAAACAAAGCAGAGTTACTGTCTTTATTCTTGATACTGTGAATGGAATTATTTACAATTGGAAGTGAATTGAAAGATTGGGTTAGAAAATGTACACCTCTTACATCACTAGTATGAATAGAAAGACAAGAAGAATCACATTTCTGTTTGGAACTACCTTTCTTCAGGCACTTGGAGCAAAGGAAATACAAACCATCCAGCAACTTACCAATCTCTAGAGGCCTCTTCAGTGAAGAGGCTTGCAGCAGATAGGCAGTGTCTGAGAATGAtgcaatatattttaaatataactTCCAAGGAACTAATGGATACCAAATTAAATTTGAATGAAGGAATGAACAGAACTTTGTACATGATGATTTCAGGTGTTAGAAATACATTTCCAATTTCATTTACTTTGACTTTATATCCATTTGGAAGTTTCACTAATAGAGGATAAGGAAGGTTTATTATGTTATGCAAGTGAGATTTATCAAAGGTTATATGGTGTGATGCCCCGGAGTCTAATATCCACAAGTCACCCTTTGCATTAAAGCATCTACATGATGGATTGTCAAAGTCAATTGAAGAAGTGCAAGCAATCATACCTGCAAAGTTCATTGATGCTCCACCAACCATATTTACACTAGCTGAACCTTCTCCAATGCTTCCCGTCTGGAAATGTTGCAATAGGCTAACAATTTGTCCATATTGCTCCTTTGAGGTTGACATTTTGGCTTTGGCTTTCTCCTTAAGGCTCCAGTTTCTCTCCTTCCTCAACACTTGTGACTACATTTGCTGTGACATTTCTTCCCTTATTGAACTTTGCATTGTTGTTGTACCCTTGTGTACCTTGTCTATACTGTTGTTGTTGTCCCTGATTGAAGCTTGGAGGAGAACCGTGGAGTTTATAGCACTTGTCCTTAGTGTGACCTTAATGTTTGCAATAATCACAGAAAGGTTGAGCCCTATTGTTCACACTTTGGTTTCCAGCAgaataatttgttttgaaattcctTCCTCCTAGGTTCGCATTCAATGATGTGGAATCAATGTCTAGTTGATTTCTGGGCCTAAACTCTCTCTGTTTCTCTTCTTGTATCAGAAAGGAAAATGCATGTGCCATATTCGGCAAGGGGTTCATCATAAGTATGCTTCCTCGAACAACCGTATATACTTCATTAAGTCCCATTAAAAACTGTATGAGTCTCTTATCCTGTTCTGCCTTATGCATGTTCTCCTTCGCCCCACAAGTGCATATACAACTGCAGTGAGCCTTGACGCTGAGAGTATTCAACTCCTCCCAGAGTTTCTTCATTTTCGTATAATAGCCAATAATATAAAGCACTCCCTAACTTAAGTCGTTGATTTCCTTCTGAATTTGGTACAGCTTGGCCCCGTTCGTCTGATCATATCGATCCTGTAGCTCTTTCCACAACTCAACAGAATTGTTCACGTACTCAACACTGTCAGCTATATCTCTCGATAAGGAATTTAAAATCCACGAGGTGACCATATCATCACACCTTTCCCATTGGCGAAAGAGTGGAGAAGTCACAAGAGGTTTTTCTGTATCTCCAATAATGAACCCTAGCTTGTTCTTCACTGAAAGGGCTCTGAGCACACTCCTCCTCCGGGAGCGGTATCCAATCCCatcaaaagatactagaactagACTGGATCCTGGGCTATCGGAAGGATGTATGTACAGGGGACTCCCAGCATCGATTGTGGTCTGCATCGTCGTTATTGCTGTGGTTGTGGTCGCTTCATCAGTTTGATCTGTGACCGCCATGAAGATTTTGTGAGAGATTTGTGAATAATAGTCGGAATGTTCTTCATACAGTTGAGATTTCTTCAGTTGCTAATGAATCATCACTGAACGTGCTCGATCCAGATTTTTCCCCAAATCGTGATTATCGAAGGAGATTGAACAAAACCCTAGATTGTTCGAATCGACTGAAAATAGTAGAGAGATATGATGTGTGGTCATTGATCGGAcctctgctctgataccatgtgaagaTTGAGTGAGGAGAAAGCTCCGAGCTTCCTCCAATGGAGGTTGTGGAAGCTTCTTGAAGAGAAAGAGAGTAATGGAGAGGACAGTAAAGTCGGTCAAAACTGAAAATTATGATATTaaccaaaaactaaaaataatattgttttcaatatatatatatacaaatgacCTATTGTAATCCTAACTACCAATGAATAGCTAATAGTAATGCTGACTCAGCATTgatacaaatataaataatatacaaTGTCAATATATAGTACTTTATGTACCAAAAAGAGGTTAGACATTGTTaataatttttaaagttatgatGCAAAAGGTCTagatttcatgcattttgaacaaaaaaaaaagaagtatcaAGTGTCCT of the Nicotiana tabacum cultivar K326 chromosome 7, ASM71507v2, whole genome shotgun sequence genome contains:
- the LOC142162384 gene encoding uncharacterized protein LOC142162384, with translation MAVTDQTDEATTTTAITTMQTTIDAGSPLYIHPSDSPGSSLVLVSFDGIGYRSRRRSVLRALSVKNKLGFIIGDTEKPLVTSPLFRQWERCDDMVTSWILNSLSRDIADSVEYVNNSVELWKELQDRYDQTNGAKLYQIQKEINDLS